The following is a genomic window from Acetomicrobium sp. S15 = DSM 107314.
TTTTCAGCAGACTCTTCACATATTACTTCCTACACTCACTCTCACACTCATTTTCACATTTTCCTCTCATCACTGATCACTCATCACTCATTACTGATCACTCATCACTTTTCACGCCTCACGGCCTTTCCTCTTGGCTCAGCAATTTATCATCCATTTAGGCCACTCCCAAAAGTTTCAACCGATTCCGATAGTATTCTTGCAGAACAGGATAAAAATCCTGATAGGCGCTCATAACCATTGCCTGAAAGTCAACCAGTTCTTCAGGGTTATGTAGGACCAAAATAGTCTTGTCTTCAATTGCGCTGAACTGCACAGTAAGCGGCGCAAGATTTAAATTAACGAGGTCAAAATCGTCTGTCTGTATCAACTGGGATATGTCGCCATATAGTTGAGTGTGCACTTTCAGCATATGATGTTTATCCAAATTGCTATGGTACAAAATCGCCAAATCGATATCACTCAAAAGAGTTGCTTCGCGACGATGGAGGGAGCCAAACAAAAGTAGGGCCACGACTTTTCCTTTATATGGCATTAACACCTCTGGTGCTTTTTTAAGTTGCTCGATTATAAAATCGAAATCGAGCGGCGTATCGCTCAGGCGCATTTATCTCACTTCCTTCATGCCTACCTCTGCTTGGGTTCAGTATATAACCATATAGCAAATACTGAAGCTATCTTTTCCTTCTAATTTACCGACACCTTGGCAGCTAAGCTGACGATGCCCTATGGACTGTATTTCGATGATGTAGCCAAATGTGGCCAAAGCGATGAGTTTAAATCAATATGGACACGAATCCAACGTGGCTCTGAATCTCACCGATCCTCGACCTCTTGCCAGTTTTGACCCTTTAGCCTTAGGACATTAAAGACCCATAAGGCCAGAGCACCCATGCTCAATCCCACCAGGTTTGCCAGCATGTCCACCAACGAAAATTCCCTCGTCGAGGTGTAGATCTGAGCCACCTCCAAGGCAAGGCCATAGAGGAATGCCGCCGCAAAGACAAGAAGCGTCTCTCTTTTGCTTTTTACCATTAAGACCCAACCGAGTAAGATCACGAGGAAAAAATAGCCCAAACCATGGAGAGCGAGTGGACCGATTTTTCTAAACAACAACTCCACCGGTTCAGGATAGCGCGTGCCCAAGGACATCCAAACCAGAAGGCCCATATAAAGAGCGAGCAATAAGCATTTTTCGAACCTCAACGCAATTCGCGTCTGCCTCAAACGCTGCAGATTTTCCCGGCAGCTTCTCTCATTCCTCAAGCTATCTCTACCCCCGATATCCATGGCGAAATCCCTTATGAACCAAAAAATCGGCATTTCGCGGCAACTTGTCATGATTTAAATATGCTTAAGCCCAAAGATAGTGTAAAACATATGTGGTACAATCGATACCAAAGCTGCTTTAACACATAAAAATGGGGATAGCGCTCGTCGTTGAAGCCGCCCTGCCAGATTCGTAAGCTGCAAAAACGAGTGAAATCAAATGAGACAAGAACACAAAAAGTAAAGACCCGACCCCAAGGTTATCGGCCGACGCCGAAGCAGGCAAAGCCGCGCTGGCGGAGTTTATGCGGGTCGTACTGGTTTCTGGCATCGAAGATGACGGGCCGCGACAAGAGCTCTTTCATGCGGTCGAAGTCCGGCTGCCGAAACATCTTCCATTCGGTGGCAAGAAGGAGCGCGTCGGCGCCGCGGAGGGCTTCGTAACAATCGTTGAAGTACGTAATGGCATGCTCGCCCAAGACCTTCCTTGCCTGCTCGGTGGCTGCGGGGTCGAAGGCCTGAACGGCGCCGCCGGCTTCAATGATTCTCTTGGCTATCGCCACGGCGGGCGACTCGCGCACGTCGTCGGTGTCGGGCTTGAAGCTCAATCCCCAAAGCGCTATGCGCACGCCCTTAAGGTCGCCGTTGAAATAGTCGCGTATTTTTGAAAAGACGTAGTCCCTCTGTGTTTCGTTCACCTCGTCCACGGCCTTTAAGATCGAAAGGTCCACTCCGTTTTGTCTTGCCGTGTCGATCAACGCCTTTACGTCCTTGGGGAAACATGACCCTCCGTATCCCGGCCCGGCATATAAGAAGCTCGAGCCGATCCTCGAGTCCAGGCCAATGCCCTTTCTAACGGCCTCTATGTCAGCCCCGACTCTATCGCACAGCCTTGCAAGCTCATTTATAAAGCTGATGCGCGTGGCCAACATGGCGTTAGCGGCGTATTTTATGAGCTCCGCCGTTGGGATCGAGGTGACGAAAAACCTATCCTCTCTCATGGTGAAGGGCGCAAGCAGCTCTTTGAGCAGCTCTGCAGTCCTGCCATTTTCCGTCCCTATGATGATCCTATCGGGATGCTGAAAGTCCTCGACGGCCGACCCCTCTTTTAAGAATTCGGGGCATGAGGCGATGTCGAACTCCACATCCGGGGCGCGTCTTTCTTTGAGTTTCGAAGAGATTATTTCCTTAACCTTGTAAGTCGTCCCTATGGGGACGGTCGACTTAGTGGCGACTATCTTGTAGTTGTCTATCGCCATACCAATGTTTTCGGCTACGTCGAAGACAGCCGAAAGGTCTGCGCTGCCATCGTGATTTGGAGGGGTCCCTACCGCTATGAATACGAATAACCCCCTGGACACGCCCTCGGCTATGTCCGTCGTGAAGCGAAGTCGGCCTCCAGCCAGATTGCGCTTGACTATGTCTTCCAGGCCAGGTTCGTAGATGGGCACAATGCCCTGATTTAGTTTGCTTATCTTTTCTTCGTCCTTGTCGACGCACCAGACGTCGTTTCCCGTATCTGCAAGGCACGCCCCTGTAACGAGGCCGACATATCCTGTCCCTATCACGCATACACGCACTAACGGTCACTCCTTGCGCTTTTTATAAAGGTCATCTTAAACCATTCTACGAACTTCGCTATGCCTTCCTCGAAAGTCGTAGTGGGTTCGTAACCTAAAAGCCTTCTGGCTTTCCCGATGTCCGCGTAGGTTTGAGGGACGTCTCCCGGCGGAAGGGGTTTTACGTCGAGGATCGGCCTCACACCAAGGCCTCTCGCCAGAACCTCCACCATCTCCTTCAATGAAACAGTGTGGTGATTGCCCAGGTTTATCACTTCGTACATGGAATCGCGATATTCCATCGCTGATATCGTGCCCTTCACGATGTCGGCGATATAGGTGTAGTCGCGCTTCGTCGAGCCGTCGCCGTAAAAGGGGATGGGCTTCCCTTGGACCATGAGATGGGAGAATTTGCAAATGGCAAGGTCCGGCCTTTGCCCGGGGCCGTAGACCGTGAAATACCTCAGGGCGATGAAGCGAATGCCGTATAAATGGCTGTAAACGTGGCCCATAAGTTCGCCTGCGATCTTCGTGCCTGCATAAGGGCTTATGGGCTTTAGCGGCTCGTTCTCTTTCCAAGGGACGTTCGGGTTTACGCCGTAAACGCTCGACGAGGAGGCGAAGACGAACTGCTTCGTTCCGGTCTTAGCGGCGAGCTCCAACATATTCTGCGTGCCCAAAACGTTCGTCCTACAATATCCTATCGGATCCATTATCGATGGTCGCACACCGGCCTTAGCAGCCAGGTGTACGAAGACGTCGAATTTCATGTTCCCAAAAGCGCTAATTAAAGCTTCGTAGTTGCATATGTCAATCTCATATACCTTGAGGGCTGATTTATTAACTTCGGCGCTTCTTTCGAGGGCTACCTTTGAGCACCCTAATATGCCTTCGATATTGCGCTCCTTCAGCTTCCTCGGATAGAAGGGATCGAAGTTGTCTACGACATGAACCTCGCTTCCCAATTCGATCAGCGCCCTGGCAAGGTGGCTGCCTATAAAACCAGCCCCACCACTCAAAAGCACCCTTGGGGTCAGGTCTTTACTTTTTGTGTTTTTGGCGGCGTCTTCGCTGATATTTTCAGCGGCGTTTTCGGTAGCGTTTCGGCTGCTGTTTTCACCGTTGCCGGTTTTATCGTCGAGGTCATTTCCGGTGCGCGATGTCCTTGGCAATGACACTGGCTTTTCTCCCCTTTTGCTTTCGGCACTTGAGCCTGTTAATTATACTGTCAACGTAAAGCCTTCTCGAAGGTCGCCTCGGCTCAAGCCGAGTTCGTGCCGTATTTAAGGCAGTTAAGGTTAGGGCAGTTAAGGGAGATTATGAAAAGCTCGATCGCCCCCCGATAATTTATTAACAATCGCCCGTGAGGCGCTAATAACAAATTGGAGTCTATCACCTATACGATAAACCCCTGTATCTCATATCCCTTCGTCACTCCAATGCCGTTACTCCGACATTTTTAATCTAACGTCCTAAAGACCTCAGACTTGTCTTTTGCATCTAAAATCATGTCCAGCGCAACTTCGAGCTTGGCTTCGTCCGTAACGGAGTGCAATTCCTCTTCCTCTGCGAGGGTGAGGCCGAACTTGCGCTTGAGCAGTTTTATCAATGTCGAGCGTTTGGCCTCTATTTGCCTATCTCCTTGCCTTTCAATTCGCCTCTCTTTTCCAGCTTCTCTGCCAAAGACGGCATGACTTCTTCATCTCCCAAACTCTTCGCTATCTCAGACATCGTTTCTTCGGGCACGTCCAGCGCGTGTATCAGGAACTCAAGTATTATTGTCTTTTCATTGTCTGACGCGATTATTATACTAGCCTTGAGCCTGATCTCTCCTAATTTTTGAAGGGAAGCGCACTTCATGGCCCAAAGGGCCCCGTACCAGGAAGGGGTCAATGCAAACCTGCAAATTTGGGAAAACACAGTAAAAGGAGGGAAGTCCGAAGTTTAGGAAAAGTCGTAGTTTTGGAGGTCATCACGGCATAGCAAGAAAACAGTCCGGCGCTCCTAAATCGAGCATAAAAAAATCCCGACAGGCTACAAACCCAGCCGGGAACTAAATTTGGTGAGCCGTGCAGGATTCGAACCTGCGACACCCGGATTAAAAGTCCGGTGCTCTGCCACCTGAGCTAACGGCCCAAAACTCCCTTCTATTTAAGACCCGATCGGCACGTATAAATTATCACGCAAGGGTCAAAGATGTCAACCTGCCGGCGTTGGTTCCCGAGGCGAGAGCTAAGAAACACTAAAAGTAAAGACCTGTCCCAGGAGGGCTTCAAGAACGCACTCGCGGTAGACTTCGAACTCCGAAAGGGCCTTTTCGAGCCGCCCCTTGCCGGACTTGATCTGCCGTCTCACCTCAGCAAAAGCCGTCCCCCCAAAGGTGCGGCGTCTCTCCACGGCGGCCTCCGGCACGAGCAAGCCAATCAGGTCGGCCTCGACCTCCGGAATCAGGACTTTCCACTCTTCGACGGAAAGGGAGTTCAAGGCCCTTCCCCTCTCCAGGCACCACTTGACGGCCTGTCCCACCTTCTGATGCGCCTCCCTGAAAGGTACCCCCTTGGCCACGAGATACTCGGCTACGTCCGTCGCCAAAGCGAAACCGTCCCTAAAAGCGTCCAAAGCACGGCGTTCATCCACGTCCACCCGAGAGAGGAGCGGAGGGAGAACGTCCGTAACGGAGGCGAGCAATTCTAACGACGCCCAGAGGCTGCGCTTGTCCTCCTGCAAATCCCTGTCGTAGGCCATGGGAAGGCCCTTTAAGAGGGTGGCCATGCTCACGAAACACCCGATGGCCTGGGATGCCCTGCCGCGCACCAGCTCCAATACGTCGGGATTTTTCTTCTGAGGCATCATGCTGGAGCCCGTGCAAAATCCGTCGGGAAGGCGAATCCAGCCGAACTCAGAAGTATTCCATATGATGAGGTCTTCGCAAAGTCGGCTGCAGTGGAGCATAAAAGACACGGCGAAGTGATGATAATCGAGCATGTAATCCCTTTGAGATATGGCATCGATGCTGTTCTCCGCGACGCCGGAAAAGCGCAAGATGCTGGCCGCGTAATGCCTGTCGAGCGGCAGCGTCGAACCGGCCAAAGCCCCCGACCCCAAAGGCGACTCGTCCAGACCTTTGAGGGCGTAAAGCAGAAGGTCGCTATCGCGGAGAAAGGCCCAAAACTGCGCCATCCAGTAATGGCCCAGAGAGATGGGCTGAGCCTGTTGCAGGTGAGTGTATCCGGGCACAACCACATCCACGTGGCGCTCGGCGCAGCGGAGCAAAACCTCGAGCATATGGCAGAGGGAGAGCCCCAATTTGGATAACTCCTCCCGCAGGTACAGGCGCATCGTCGTGGCTATTTGATCGTTGCGGCTCCTTCCCGTGTGAAGCTTGGCCCCTACACTCCCCAAAAGCTCGATCAACCGCGCTTCGATGTTCATGTGCACGTCTTCGAGTTCGACCTTGGGCACGAACTTGCCGGACTTGATCTCGTCCGCGATCTGTTTCAAAGCCGACAAAATTGCACCGCACTCCTGAGGGGAAATCAGTTTCACTCGAGAGAGCATCCTCACATGGGCAGCGCTGCAGATCACGTCAGCCAGAGCCAATCGCCAATCGAGATCTAACGATTGGGTGAAGTCCAAGACTGTTCTTTCGATATCCTCGCTAAACCTGCCCTTCCACACAATCAACCCTCCAGTCGATACCGCTCGCCGCCAACCCTCTCTTGTCTGCCATCTCCACCAGCTCCCCCCAGAGGAGATCGCACTCGCTGTGGGTATAGCTATCGATAGCCAAGACGTCGAGTAAAGAAACGATGACGGCCATGCCGGGGATTATTATATCTGCCCTGCCCGGCTCGAGGCCAATTACATTTCGCCGCTCTTCCGCTGAGAGCTGCGCCGTTTTAGCCAAAAGCCCTTCTATGTCCCCTTTTTTTACGAGGCTTCCGTGGACCCTTCCGGGATGATATTTCTCTATGGGGATGGCCTTCAGCATCATGGCGACCGTGGAGGATGTGCCGCCCACACCGACGACCGCCCCTCCGGCAAAAAGGCAGCGGACTTCGGCAAGCCGTTTGGCCGCCGCACAACCAATCTTTTTAACGTCCTCGCCGTAGAGCGAAGCCATGCGCACCGCCCCTAACGGCAGCGAGAAGAAGCGCTTTCCGTCTCCCACCTCGAGGCTACCTCCGCCGAGGTCGAAGAAAAGGCCGACCCTTTCGCGCAAGCCGAAGGCGGCACCTCGAAAACTCAAGCTCGCCTCCTCGTAGCCGCTTAGGACGGAGAGCGGCAACCCGGCGACCCCTTCCAATTCGGCTGCAGCAAAAGAGGCGTTATAAGCGCTGCGAAGCGACTCGGTCGCTATGAAAGACCTGTCCTCAAGCGACACGCAGTTGGCATCGAGGAGCGTACGAGCCTTGGCCACAGCCGCCTTTGTGCGGCTTAAGGCTTCATCCGATATGGCATATCGACCTTCCCCAACCCCTTGAGCCAGCCGGCTTATCCAAGCTCCGCTCGCAAGATATACGAAGCGCCCCTCTATACATCCCACCGCGAGGGCGCGGACCGAGTTCGATCCGACGTCGATGACGCCGAGACGTTTCATCCCCAACCTCCTCGAAGGAGCAGCGATAGCAAGAAGGCACATCGCATTCTCGAGGACCTATCATTTCCTCCAGCCACACCGCGCCGGGGTGCTCTCCCAAGGCGAGCCAAGACGCGACTTGAAGATGGAGGCACTTGAGCGTAACTCTATCCTTGACGGCGATGCCTCCGAGGCCGCTTCTCCTAAGGGCCTGCCAAATGCCTCTTCGCCTCAAGCGTAGGAAGCGCCTCGTCGATGAGCTGATCATGGCCAACCGCAACGAAGCACATCTGTTGGAGTAAGAGATCCACTCGCTCAAACGATGTCCCATCTTTCTTTCGAGATCGCCCACGCCGCCCGCAGATTCGAGAGCAGAACAGGCTCGAACGAGATAAGGGCAGACCAACCAGAACATCGTAGGGAAGGGGCGCATGCCGGAGACAGGAAAGCACAAAATAACCTGCGGACGGCCCCAGCGGCAACGGGTCATCACCCCCAAGACAATCCCTTCATCGAAGCGCCTTCCTTCCATGCGGCGCTTCAAAAAAATGCGATCCCCGGCGTTAAGGCGCTCGTAGAAAATGGGCGCAGCCTTGCTGTAAGGGTGCCCGTCGCTACCTCTTGCCGCGGCGCTTGTCTCCCTTCTTCCCTTCGCTTTTGCTATTTAAGTCCGCAATCTTCTGTTCGCTCGCCTTGAGGAAGTTAGAAAGCTTCTTCTCAAAATCATCGCCGTCTTGGGGACGAGGTGCGGAGTGCGCCTCGAGTTGTTTTATCGAAAGATCGATCCTACCCTTTTCGTCGATCTTGATCACCTTGGCCCTGACTTCTTGGTCCACCTGAAGGACATCCTCGACCTTCTTCACGTAACTCCTCGAAAGCTCAGAGATGTGGATCATGGCCTTTTGGCCCGTGGCCAGCCTGACAAAAGCGCCGTAAGGCATTATGCGCTCTACCTTACCTGTTACGACTTCGCCCACATTGACAGAGACGGCCGAAAAGTTATTGCTCTCTCCCATAAGTCTGACACTACCTCCAAATGTTTAAATTACTGCAACAAAATCGGAACCGCTGCCCTCAAGCCCCTAAAGCATGCTCTATGCCAACCACCTCCGCATTCCCTTAAGCCCCTGGCCCTGGGAGCCAACGCCATGAAAATATATCGCCCTGAGAGGCATCCAGGCGCCTGAAGAGAGCCAGCATATAGGGGAGCGCTGCGTCGCTCGAGACGTCATACCAGACGAACAAGACACCCCTTTCCCTCTCCAAAACTTCCCTCAGAAGGGCATCTTTAATTATAGGAGAGAAAAGGGCAATAAGGCCAGACCCCTCGACGAACGGCCTCTCTTTCAAATAACGTACGCGATTCCCCCTGACCTGGGGCAAAAGCTTAATTCGTTCAGTGGCGTCATTTACAGTAGGGCCAATCCCGAATACCAAAACACCCTTTACCAAAGGCGGACGAACCCTAAGGGGAGCGCTGCGAATTTTAACAGAGCCAGCCAGGGCCAGAATCATCCTGCGGGGGTATATGTGCCTCCACTCCGCCGCGAGAGACCTCATAACAGGAGTATTTTGCCTGTTGTCCAAGCGCTCGACGTTGATGGTATCCCTTCTAACCGGGGTCAAAGAAGCGATTTTCGCACGGCGCGAGGGCAATGAACGCACTCTGACCCTTCCCGCAAAAAGCCTCGACAGGCTCTCCCCGATCTCCTCCAAACGGACGATGAAGCCTTTTTTCATTCCGCCATCTCTCCGGTGGCTACGGCTTCCAAGGCCCTCTTTATGCGAGTGAAGGGTTCAAGGATCTCCATCGAGGCAGCCGCCTCGATGAGCATGGAGACCGCGCTCTTTACGGCATCCTCGCCGGTGTCGACCGGCACAACCAACTTCAGGGGAGCGCTTATAGGATCTGCCTGAACCAAGTACGCGCCGGGCTCCGGCTGAGACACTACTTCTCCTACAGCATCCAATGGAGGGTAGGATGTGCTTTCCAAAAAGATTGGCGGGCAAGCGGCATGCTCTTTGAGAAACTTCAGCAGTTCTCGGTCATTGCAAATCCACAAAGAGGGCTTAACTTCGACAGCTTTCAACAGGTTCTCCAATATGACTTCTTCTCTTATATAGACACGCAAGGCATCGCCGTAAAGGATACGCTCAAGCCTCGTGGGCGATATGGGCTCCGTATATCTGAAATCGAGCGGAATCCCTCTTAAATCCGTGACCAGTGCGGCCCCCTGAAAGAGGTTTCTCTCTTCGATCAGCCGCAGATATCCCAGAGCGAGGCCCTTTTGGGGATTCATGGCTTCCACTCAGGCGTAAACATCGAGATTGCTTTCCTTCCCTTCCTCGTCCTCTTCCTCTTCACGACCGCCGCCGGGTTTACGCTTTTTCTTCCTTTTGATCCCGACCTTATCGCCCTCCTTACGAAGGGCCACGCGCAGTTCCTCTTCCGGCCCACGCCTACGCCTAACCTGCCGCTCTTGCTCTACGGCAGAAGCTATACCCTCTTGCTGCTGAGACGCCTGCTTCATAGCCGCAGCAAATTCCCTGCCCTCTTGAGCGTTTTGGCCGAGCCTCAAAAGCGAAAGCTGCCACTCCACCGGCTTCAACTCTGCACCACTCTTCCTTTATCGCCTCTTTATCCCTCGAAGGAGCGTATCCGCACCTCCCCTTCGTCGTACACAAACGAGACGAATTGCAATGTGTCCCTCACGACATAGCTTACGCCTTTTATGGAAATTACAACGCCCGGATAGCAATAGCCCCTGACGCGAACGCGCGCCTTCCCCTTAGACTCGTATAGGGCTGCCTCTATCTCGGCCAACTGTTTCTGGAGGTTTTCCACATGCGCCCGCAGTTGGAATTTGGCCCTCGTGAGGGCAACGAGCATCTCGCGCTTTTCCTCGTCCAACATCCCCATTTCTTCCAATTTCTTTAGATAATCCAGGTTCTTTTCAACTTCCTGAAGTTTATTGAGGCTCTCGGCGAAATCTCCTTCCTTGGCACGTTTCTCCTCGATGAGCTCTGGAGATGTACCCACCTGAACTTCCGTGCGCGTCTCCATTTTGCTGCCCAATTCATCGCAGATGACTTCCGAGCCGGCGTATATTTTGCCTCCGGCGATCGTGCCCTTTTTGCCACTCGAAACCTGGACTTCGGATCTTGCGTAGATGAGACTGTGGAGGAGAGCCCTTTCCGCAATGACGTTGGAACCGCTCCTCAAAGTGGCCTGCTCAGCATATCTGACGATGATATCGCCTTGGGCGGATAGCTCTCCCTTGCCCATGCCGCTGACCCCGCCCTTTACCACGATCTTGCCGCCACTTTTGAGCTTCGCCCCTTCTACGGCCCCGTCCACCTGGATATCGCCGCTCGCCATAACCACAAACCCCTCGCGCACAGTGCCTCTCACAATTACGGTGCCCACGAAATCTATATTGCCGACGCTATAATCCACGTCTCCCTTGATCTCATATTCAGGCAGGACATCTATTTTCCCCTCGCGAATAGATACATGCCCATCCATAGCAGCCAGGAGATGGAGGCCGTCCTCGGAGACCTCTGTGTTCTTTCCCTTGGGGAGCTGGCGATCTTTGCCTTGTCTGGCTTTTAAGGGCTTACCCTTGACGCTCGTGCCGTCTTCTCCTTGTTTTAGCGGGATCTTTTCGGCAAGTTCCTGGCCATGCAGGACGTTTACAACGGCTCCGAGCTCTCGCATATCCACTCTGTCGGCATCGGCCTCTTTGGGTTTAGGACGACTGAGCTCGATTTTGAGCACAATTTGGGCGTCTTCCCCGTCTTTAGGCGGGTCGCCTTTGGCTACGAGAACCCACTCATCCTCCAGGTGTTCTCTTGCTATTTCCTCGAGCGCACTCTCATCGATACCATATTCGACGCCCGCTTCTTCCAAGGCTTTTTTTAATTCGTCGACGGTGGGCCAATCTCTGTCATCCAAAGGAGGGACTACCCTTATAAAAGCCTTGAGTTCGTCGTCGGAGATGTCCACCTCTATTTTGGCCTTCGCCTCAACGGCAGGCTTGCCACCTATACGCACAGGCTCTTTAGGGCGCTCTTCCAAGGCGGCCAGGATTTTTCCGCCGTCGAAGCTCGAAACTCCCCGTTCTTTAAGGAAGGCCACGATTTGAGCGAGCGTGACCTTCCCTTCTTGATCGACTTGCAGGTACAGGCCGTCTTCCTCAACCGAGAAACGAAACGGTCTTCCCGTCAAGTTGCCCACCTCTCAATCAAAAGTCTGCCCTCAGTAGAGCCCTCAATGTGGACAAGGCCTTGCCGTGGATCTGGGAGGCGCGAGATTCCGTCACCCCCAATACAGCACCTATCTCCTTTAGCGTCAAACCGTCATAGTAATAAAGAGAAATTACCAAGCGCTCCTTTTCCGGCAGCCTCTCAAGCGCTCTGGCGATCGAATCGAGTTCATCGGAAAGCTCCACCGCTTCCTGAGGAGTGGGCAAATCATCCGCCACCAGGTCGCCCCTCGACACATCGCCATCGTCGAGGGCAAGGACTTCATCTAACGAGACCACGTGGTTTCGGCTGGCCACCTCGAGCAGCTCCTT
Proteins encoded in this region:
- the mntA gene encoding type VII toxin-antitoxin system MntA family adenylyltransferase antitoxin; protein product: MRLSDTPLDFDFIIEQLKKAPEVLMPYKGKVVALLLFGSLHRREATLLSDIDLAILYHSNLDKHHMLKVHTQLYGDISQLIQTDDFDLVNLNLAPLTVQFSAIEDKTILVLHNPEELVDFQAMVMSAYQDFYPVLQEYYRNRLKLLGVA
- a CDS encoding VanZ family protein, whose translation is MPIFWFIRDFAMDIGGRDSLRNERSCRENLQRLRQTRIALRFEKCLLLALYMGLLVWMSLGTRYPEPVELLFRKIGPLALHGLGYFFLVILLGWVLMVKSKRETLLVFAAAFLYGLALEVAQIYTSTREFSLVDMLANLVGLSMGALALWVFNVLRLKGQNWQEVEDR
- a CDS encoding nucleotide sugar dehydrogenase — encoded protein: MRVCVIGTGYVGLVTGACLADTGNDVWCVDKDEEKISKLNQGIVPIYEPGLEDIVKRNLAGGRLRFTTDIAEGVSRGLFVFIAVGTPPNHDGSADLSAVFDVAENIGMAIDNYKIVATKSTVPIGTTYKVKEIISSKLKERRAPDVEFDIASCPEFLKEGSAVEDFQHPDRIIIGTENGRTAELLKELLAPFTMREDRFFVTSIPTAELIKYAANAMLATRISFINELARLCDRVGADIEAVRKGIGLDSRIGSSFLYAGPGYGGSCFPKDVKALIDTARQNGVDLSILKAVDEVNETQRDYVFSKIRDYFNGDLKGVRIALWGLSFKPDTDDVRESPAVAIAKRIIEAGGAVQAFDPAATEQARKVLGEHAITYFNDCYEALRGADALLLATEWKMFRQPDFDRMKELLSRPVIFDARNQYDPHKLRQRGFACFGVGR
- a CDS encoding GDP-mannose 4,6-dehydratase; protein product: MSLPRTSRTGNDLDDKTGNGENSSRNATENAAENISEDAAKNTKSKDLTPRVLLSGGAGFIGSHLARALIELGSEVHVVDNFDPFYPRKLKERNIEGILGCSKVALERSAEVNKSALKVYEIDICNYEALISAFGNMKFDVFVHLAAKAGVRPSIMDPIGYCRTNVLGTQNMLELAAKTGTKQFVFASSSSVYGVNPNVPWKENEPLKPISPYAGTKIAGELMGHVYSHLYGIRFIALRYFTVYGPGQRPDLAICKFSHLMVQGKPIPFYGDGSTKRDYTYIADIVKGTISAMEYRDSMYEVINLGNHHTVSLKEMVEVLARGLGVRPILDVKPLPPGDVPQTYADIGKARRLLGYEPTTTFEEGIAKFVEWFKMTFIKSARSDR
- the argH gene encoding argininosuccinate lyase; this encodes MWKGRFSEDIERTVLDFTQSLDLDWRLALADVICSAAHVRMLSRVKLISPQECGAILSALKQIADEIKSGKFVPKVELEDVHMNIEARLIELLGSVGAKLHTGRSRNDQIATTMRLYLREELSKLGLSLCHMLEVLLRCAERHVDVVVPGYTHLQQAQPISLGHYWMAQFWAFLRDSDLLLYALKGLDESPLGSGALAGSTLPLDRHYAASILRFSGVAENSIDAISQRDYMLDYHHFAVSFMLHCSRLCEDLIIWNTSEFGWIRLPDGFCTGSSMMPQKKNPDVLELVRGRASQAIGCFVSMATLLKGLPMAYDRDLQEDKRSLWASLELLASVTDVLPPLLSRVDVDERRALDAFRDGFALATDVAEYLVAKGVPFREAHQKVGQAVKWCLERGRALNSLSVEEWKVLIPEVEADLIGLLVPEAAVERRRTFGGTAFAEVRRQIKSGKGRLEKALSEFEVYRECVLEALLGQVFTFSVS
- a CDS encoding Ppx/GppA phosphatase family protein, with the protein product MGCIEGRFVYLASGAWISRLAQGVGEGRYAISDEALSRTKAAVAKARTLLDANCVSLEDRSFIATESLRSAYNASFAAAELEGVAGLPLSVLSGYEEASLSFRGAAFGLRERVGLFFDLGGGSLEVGDGKRFFSLPLGAVRMASLYGEDVKKIGCAAAKRLAEVRCLFAGGAVVGVGGTSSTVAMMLKAIPIEKYHPGRVHGSLVKKGDIEGLLAKTAQLSAEERRNVIGLEPGRADIIIPGMAVIVSLLDVLAIDSYTHSECDLLWGELVEMADKRGLAASGIDWRVDCVEGQV
- a CDS encoding DUF501 domain-containing protein, with product MKRRMEGRRFDEGIVLGVMTRCRWGRPQVILCFPVSGMRPFPTMFWLVCPYLVRACSALESAGGVGDLERKMGHRLSEWISYSNRCASLRLAMISSSTRRFLRLRRRGIWQALRRSGLGGIAVKDRVTLKCLHLQVASWLALGEHPGAVWLEEMIGPRECDVPSCYRCSFEEVGDETSRRHRRRIELGPRPRGGMYRGALRISCERSLDKPAGSRGWGRSICHIG
- a CDS encoding S1 RNA-binding domain-containing protein, encoding MGESNNFSAVSVNVGEVVTGKVERIMPYGAFVRLATGQKAMIHISELSRSYVKKVEDVLQVDQEVRAKVIKIDEKGRIDLSIKQLEAHSAPRPQDGDDFEKKLSNFLKASEQKIADLNSKSEGKKGDKRRGKR
- a CDS encoding DUF342 domain-containing protein; protein product: MTGRPFRFSVEEDGLYLQVDQEGKVTLAQIVAFLKERGVSSFDGGKILAALEERPKEPVRIGGKPAVEAKAKIEVDISDDELKAFIRVVPPLDDRDWPTVDELKKALEEAGVEYGIDESALEEIAREHLEDEWVLVAKGDPPKDGEDAQIVLKIELSRPKPKEADADRVDMRELGAVVNVLHGQELAEKIPLKQGEDGTSVKGKPLKARQGKDRQLPKGKNTEVSEDGLHLLAAMDGHVSIREGKIDVLPEYEIKGDVDYSVGNIDFVGTVIVRGTVREGFVVMASGDIQVDGAVEGAKLKSGGKIVVKGGVSGMGKGELSAQGDIIVRYAEQATLRSGSNVIAERALLHSLIYARSEVQVSSGKKGTIAGGKIYAGSEVICDELGSKMETRTEVQVGTSPELIEEKRAKEGDFAESLNKLQEVEKNLDYLKKLEEMGMLDEEKREMLVALTRAKFQLRAHVENLQKQLAEIEAALYESKGKARVRVRGYCYPGVVISIKGVSYVVRDTLQFVSFVYDEGEVRIRSFEG